CCACGAGAACTGCAATGCGGCCGGTCATCGGCGGGAGGTCGGCCCGTGCGCCGAACAGCTCCCGCTTCAACCGAGCTTCAGCAAGGGCCCTCTCTTTTTGCCGCTGGACCTGCGGCTCCCTCAGCCCGAGATGAAGCATGAGCGCGTGATTGAGAATCAGGTTGCCGTCCGTCGTGATCGCGCCGAAGCCGGCCTCCGGATTATCCGGTATCTGCAGTTTGCGGGCAATCACCAGGTACAGCCTCGCGTTCAGCCTCTCGGCGATAACCGCTCCCACCGGCACGCCGCCATTCGGGATTGAAAGCACAAGCGGGTGCTCGTCGCGGTATTGCGCCAGTCTCTGCGCCAGTATTGCGCCCGCCTCCACCCGATCGCGGTACTTCGGCGCGGACACTTCAAATTCCGACATTAAACCGACCCCCGGATAGTATCATTTATCCATCTCATATTATAATCAACTTGAGCCATGCGATTAAGGCGGGAATACCGTCGGAAGGCATGCGAGAAATATGGGGACAGAGAGACTGTCCGACGGTTATCATTTTAAGAGCAGCTTCTTTAAGTAAGAACTTCTTTTCATGGGTAGTCAAGTTGCGAACACTAA
The DNA window shown above is from Candidatus Abyssobacteria bacterium SURF_5 and carries:
- a CDS encoding phosphoribosyltransferase, whose amino-acid sequence is MSEFEVSAPKYRDRVEAGAILAQRLAQYRDEHPLVLSIPNGGVPVGAVIAERLNARLYLVIARKLQIPDNPEAGFGAITTDGNLILNHALMLHLGLREPQVQRQKERALAEARLKRELFGARADLPPMTGRIAVLVDDGLASGYTMEAAVESVKAHHAQRIIIAVPTSSSSAYRRLHPKVDRIFCPDLSRLPFFAVANAYEKWYDVGEDEVKRILEELEKKGL